From a single Flavobacterium sp. genomic region:
- a CDS encoding PIG-L family deacetylase, which produces MNRSFTSIFILLISIITFAQAPQKLSSVEIYEQVQKLNFLGKVLYVAAHPDDENTKLITYFSNHYHAQTAYLSLTRGDGGQNLIGTELREKLGAIRTQELLAARRIDGGEQFFTRANDFGFSKEPNETFAIWNKNEVMEDVIQVIETFRPDIIVNRFSHNTPGTTHGHHTASAMLSLEAYDLVKYQPKRIFFNTSWWFYGSQEAFDAADKSKLLAINSNVYYPLKGKSNNEIAALSRSQHKCQGFGTLGSRGDETEYLELLKGNLPSNTNLFEGIDTSWNRVKGGNEIGKLLNEIEKNFNFGNPSIHIPNLIKAYDLIQKLEDSHWKEIKSKQIIKIIEACSGLFMEALADTETITKDSKFNLQLEVINRSQSNVKLISVNALNIKNETQNKPLKNNEKVNFQFKDVEVGNAVDYSNLFWLKEQQTEGMYQVSDKSIRILPEVSTSFPVIFTIEIEGKTIEFVKNICYKFNNPDDGETYVPFKILPEFTSTIESKVLIFNSTQPKEISVKVKAHKANASGKLSVVIPTDWKIEPQEIPFTIEAKNEERKFSFKIYPSKPEITTKLVAQIATLNGTLDKELITIQYPHIPKQTILVTSAAKAVKLDIATKGKNIGYIMGAGDEVNKNLENLGFQVTNLNPNEITAENLKSYDAIILGIRAFNVVDELKFKNKILFDYVFNGGNVIVQYNTTNNLITKEIAPYNLELSRDRVTDENAKVTFLTPNHKVLNQPNKINEKDFTGWVQEQGLYYPNKWSSEFIPILASNDEGETPKKGALLIAKHGKGNYIYTGLSYFRELPEGVSGAYRLLANIIALD; this is translated from the coding sequence ATGAACAGAAGCTTTACTTCAATATTTATATTATTAATTTCAATCATAACATTTGCGCAAGCCCCACAAAAATTAAGTTCCGTTGAAATTTATGAGCAAGTTCAAAAGCTTAATTTCTTAGGCAAAGTATTGTATGTTGCTGCACATCCAGATGATGAAAACACTAAACTTATCACCTATTTTTCAAATCATTACCACGCACAAACAGCCTATTTATCATTAACTCGTGGCGATGGAGGTCAAAATTTAATTGGAACGGAACTACGAGAAAAATTAGGTGCTATTAGAACACAAGAATTACTAGCTGCTAGAAGAATTGATGGTGGCGAACAGTTTTTTACACGCGCCAATGATTTCGGATTTTCTAAAGAACCAAATGAAACATTTGCTATTTGGAATAAAAATGAGGTAATGGAAGACGTTATTCAAGTAATTGAAACCTTTCGTCCAGACATTATTGTGAATCGTTTTAGCCATAACACGCCTGGAACAACCCACGGACACCATACGGCTTCGGCTATGTTGAGTTTGGAAGCCTATGATTTAGTAAAATACCAACCTAAACGAATATTTTTCAACACTTCTTGGTGGTTTTACGGAAGCCAAGAAGCGTTTGATGCTGCCGATAAATCAAAATTATTAGCTATAAATTCAAACGTTTATTATCCGTTAAAAGGAAAAAGCAACAACGAAATCGCGGCTTTAAGCAGAAGTCAGCACAAATGTCAAGGCTTTGGAACTTTAGGAAGTCGTGGCGACGAAACCGAATATTTAGAACTATTAAAAGGAAATTTACCAAGTAATACCAATCTTTTTGAAGGAATTGATACGTCATGGAATCGAGTAAAAGGCGGCAATGAAATTGGAAAATTACTAAACGAAATTGAGAAAAATTTCAACTTTGGAAATCCATCAATACACATTCCAAATTTAATCAAAGCGTATGATTTGATTCAAAAATTGGAAGACTCCCATTGGAAAGAAATTAAATCCAAGCAAATTATCAAAATTATTGAAGCTTGTAGTGGTTTATTTATGGAAGCACTTGCCGATACAGAAACAATTACGAAAGACAGTAAATTTAATCTGCAATTGGAAGTAATAAATCGCAGTCAGTCAAATGTGAAATTGATTTCGGTTAACGCTTTAAATATCAAAAACGAAACTCAAAACAAACCTTTAAAAAATAACGAAAAAGTAAATTTTCAATTCAAAGATGTTGAGGTTGGTAATGCCGTTGATTATTCGAATTTATTTTGGCTAAAAGAACAACAAACTGAAGGAATGTATCAGGTTTCAGATAAATCGATTCGTATTTTACCCGAAGTTTCAACTTCCTTTCCGGTGATTTTTACAATTGAAATTGAAGGAAAAACAATCGAATTTGTAAAGAACATTTGTTATAAATTCAATAATCCAGACGATGGTGAAACGTATGTTCCCTTCAAAATTCTTCCTGAATTTACATCAACTATTGAATCAAAAGTTTTAATCTTTAACTCAACTCAACCCAAAGAAATTTCAGTTAAAGTGAAAGCACATAAAGCAAATGCTTCAGGAAAATTATCTGTAGTAATTCCTACTGATTGGAAAATTGAACCCCAAGAAATTCCGTTTACAATAGAAGCAAAAAATGAAGAGCGAAAATTCTCTTTCAAAATTTATCCTTCTAAACCCGAAATTACTACAAAATTAGTGGCGCAAATTGCTACTTTAAACGGAACTTTAGATAAAGAATTGATTACGATTCAATATCCACATATTCCAAAACAAACTATTTTAGTTACTTCAGCAGCCAAAGCGGTAAAATTAGACATTGCTACAAAAGGAAAAAATATTGGTTACATCATGGGCGCTGGTGATGAAGTGAATAAAAATCTAGAAAATTTAGGCTTTCAGGTTACCAATTTAAATCCGAATGAAATTACTGCTGAAAATTTAAAATCGTATGACGCAATCATTTTAGGGATTCGAGCTTTTAATGTGGTTGACGAATTAAAATTTAAAAACAAAATATTGTTTGATTACGTTTTTAATGGTGGGAATGTCATTGTACAATACAACACCACAAACAACCTGATTACTAAAGAAATTGCTCCTTATAATTTAGAATTATCAAGAGATCGAGTAACCGATGAAAATGCGAAAGTTACTTTCTTAACGCCAAATCATAAAGTACTTAATCAACCGAATAAAATCAATGAAAAAGATTTCACTGGTTGGGTTCAAGAACAAGGTTTATATTATCCAAATAAATGGAGTTCAGAATTTATTCCTATTTTAGCTTCCAATGACGAAGGAGAAACTCCAAAAAAAGGAGCCTTATTAATCGCAAAACACGGAAAAGGAAATTACATTTATACCGGATTGAGTTACTTTAGAGAACTTCCAGAAGGTGTAAGTGGCGCTTATAGATTATTAGCAAACATAATTGCTTTGGATTGA
- a CDS encoding sodium:solute symporter — protein MENLDWIVLSVTLSFIVIYGILKTKGSANVKDYLLDNNETPWFTVGVSVMATQASAITFLSTPGQAYHDGMGFVQFYFGLPLAMIVIAYTFIPIYHRLKVYTAYEYLEQRFNIETRTLAAALFLIQRGLGTGITIYAPSIILSALLGWNLNMLNIIIGILVILYTVTGGTKAVNVTQKQQMFVIMSGMFIIFFYILTNLPEDVDFTNVLHIAGANGKMDILDFSYNPETRYTFWSGITGGFFLMLSYFGTDQSQVGRYLSGKSVKESQMGLIMNGILKVPMQFFILLTGVLVFVFFQFNDAPLHFNPTNVEKVRTSNQKEAYENLEKKLAELNTDKKIVNQIYIEQLKHNEYENPTLKKQMVALSLKEKDLREKAKVVISKVDGKTETNDKDYVFLYFILNYLPKGLLGLLLAVIFSAAMSSSASGLNALAATSAIDIYKRNVNTKSDKHYVYATQYFTVFWGIVAIGFACISSLFENLIQLVNIIGSIFYGTVLGIFLIGFYIKYCKGKAVFIGACISQLTIFYIFYLDIVSYLWLNFIGALLTVGIALLLQKIFNKFES, from the coding sequence ATGGAAAATTTAGATTGGATAGTACTATCAGTCACTTTGTCATTTATTGTCATTTACGGAATTCTGAAAACTAAAGGAAGCGCCAATGTAAAAGACTATTTATTAGATAACAACGAAACGCCTTGGTTTACTGTTGGAGTTTCAGTTATGGCTACACAAGCCAGTGCAATTACTTTTTTATCAACCCCAGGCCAAGCATATCATGACGGAATGGGATTTGTGCAATTCTATTTCGGATTACCATTAGCAATGATTGTAATTGCTTACACTTTTATTCCAATATACCATCGACTAAAGGTTTACACCGCTTACGAATATTTAGAGCAACGCTTCAATATTGAAACAAGAACATTAGCAGCTGCTCTTTTCTTAATTCAGAGAGGATTAGGCACCGGAATTACTATTTATGCGCCTTCAATAATTTTATCAGCTCTTTTAGGATGGAATTTGAATATGCTTAATATCATCATAGGTATTTTAGTAATTCTGTATACTGTTACTGGCGGAACAAAAGCCGTCAACGTTACTCAAAAACAACAAATGTTTGTAATTATGTCGGGGATGTTTATCATCTTCTTTTACATTCTAACCAATCTTCCCGAAGATGTTGATTTTACAAACGTGCTTCATATTGCAGGTGCCAATGGTAAAATGGATATTTTAGATTTTTCTTATAATCCAGAAACTCGTTATACTTTTTGGAGTGGAATAACCGGTGGTTTTTTCTTGATGCTTTCTTATTTTGGCACCGATCAATCACAAGTAGGCCGATATTTATCTGGAAAATCTGTAAAAGAGAGCCAAATGGGATTAATTATGAACGGAATTTTAAAAGTTCCGATGCAGTTTTTTATCTTGTTAACTGGCGTTTTAGTATTTGTTTTCTTTCAGTTTAATGATGCACCCTTGCACTTTAATCCTACAAATGTTGAAAAAGTAAGAACTTCTAATCAAAAGGAAGCCTATGAAAATTTAGAAAAAAAGTTGGCAGAATTGAATACAGACAAAAAAATCGTTAATCAAATATACATTGAACAACTAAAACACAACGAATACGAAAATCCAACGCTTAAAAAACAAATGGTAGCGCTTTCCTTAAAAGAGAAAGATTTACGAGAAAAAGCAAAGGTGGTCATTTCAAAAGTAGATGGTAAAACGGAAACAAATGATAAAGATTACGTATTTCTATATTTCATCTTAAATTACCTTCCAAAAGGGCTTTTAGGTTTGTTATTAGCTGTTATTTTTAGTGCTGCAATGTCATCAAGTGCTTCTGGATTAAATGCTTTAGCAGCAACTTCAGCAATTGATATTTATAAACGAAACGTAAATACTAAATCCGACAAACATTATGTGTACGCTACCCAATATTTTACTGTATTTTGGGGCATTGTTGCCATTGGATTTGCTTGTATTAGTTCACTATTTGAAAATTTAATTCAATTAGTAAATATAATTGGTTCCATATTTTACGGAACTGTTTTAGGTATATTCTTAATTGGATTTTATATCAAATATTGTAAAGGGAAAGCAGTTTTTATTGGAGCATGTATTAGTCAATTAACTATATTCTATATCTTTTATTTAGATATTGTAAGTTATTTATGGTTGAATTTTATAGGAGCGCTGTTAACTGTTGGAATCGCATTACTACTACAAAAAATATTTAATAAATTCGAATCCTAA
- a CDS encoding sulfite exporter TauE/SafE family protein, with amino-acid sequence MVYSAFIFGLISSFHCIGMCGPIAMMLPVDRTNETKKVTQIITYHIGKLTTYGILGLVFGLLGRSFYLAGMQQQLSIIVGILMILVAVIPEKVFAKYNFSKPVYRLITKVKSSLGQQFKNKSYKSLFTIGLLNGFLPCGMVYVALFGAIAMQNVTLGIGYMLLFGLGTIPMMVAVIYASGLISFSFRGTIQKAIPLVAVIIGMLFIVRGLGLDIPYLSPSNMSLFVQPEGNCH; translated from the coding sequence ATGGTATATTCGGCTTTCATATTTGGCTTAATTAGTAGTTTTCACTGCATAGGAATGTGCGGTCCAATAGCTATGATGTTGCCTGTGGATAGAACGAATGAAACAAAAAAAGTTACCCAAATTATAACGTATCATATTGGAAAATTAACCACTTACGGAATTTTAGGCTTAGTTTTTGGGTTATTGGGTAGAAGTTTTTATTTGGCAGGTATGCAACAACAATTATCTATAATCGTTGGGATTTTAATGATTTTAGTCGCAGTAATTCCAGAAAAAGTATTTGCTAAATACAATTTTTCAAAACCTGTGTATAGATTGATTACAAAGGTAAAATCGAGTTTAGGTCAACAGTTCAAAAACAAAAGTTATAAATCGTTATTCACTATCGGTTTATTGAATGGCTTTTTACCTTGTGGAATGGTCTATGTAGCACTTTTTGGCGCTATTGCCATGCAAAATGTAACTTTAGGAATAGGGTATATGTTACTTTTTGGACTAGGAACCATTCCAATGATGGTTGCAGTAATTTATGCTTCAGGATTGATTTCTTTTTCATTTAGAGGAACCATTCAAAAAGCAATTCCGCTAGTAGCGGTAATAATAGGAATGTTATTTATTGTAAGAGGTTTAGGTTTGGATATTCCATACTTGTCGCCAAGTAATATGAGTTTATTTGTGCAACCAGAAGGCAATTGTCATTAA
- a CDS encoding FixH family protein, translating to MKFNWGTGIVIAFALFMTFILSYVYKVQSNDKYDHELVVEDYYKKEATVQDNIEREQNANALTNKITIENTVEGIKIQFPSDFDYSKINGKVSLYRPSSQKLDFEIPISLSSPHLLIPKSNLAGGLWDISIDWEYDGVKYLNKDSFKID from the coding sequence ATGAAATTTAATTGGGGAACAGGAATAGTTATTGCATTTGCACTTTTTATGACATTCATTTTATCATATGTATATAAAGTACAATCAAATGATAAATATGATCATGAACTAGTGGTAGAAGATTATTATAAGAAAGAAGCAACTGTTCAAGATAATATCGAAAGAGAGCAAAATGCAAATGCATTAACAAATAAAATAACAATTGAAAACACTGTAGAGGGAATTAAAATTCAATTTCCTTCAGATTTCGATTATTCTAAAATAAATGGAAAAGTGTCCTTATACAGACCGTCAAGTCAGAAATTAGATTTTGAAATTCCGATTTCATTATCTAGTCCACATTTGCTCATACCTAAAAGTAATTTGGCTGGCGGTCTTTGGGACATTTCTATCGATTGGGAATACGATGGTGTAAAATATTTAAACAAAGATTCGTTTAAAATTGATTAA
- the ccoG gene encoding cytochrome c oxidase accessory protein CcoG: MSNLPDDSFRDTIATINAEGKRNFIHPKKPSGPFYEKRKLLSYFLLVFLIASPFIKINGNQFLMFNVLERRFSIFGFAFWPQDFHLFVISMIVGVVGLTLFTVVFGRIFCGWFCPQTIFMEMVFRRIEFWIDGDRGAQMRLARQKWDAEKIRKRIIKWIIFFIFSFFIANVFLAYLISSDELVKMITQGPANNLSTLIALLIFTGVFYFVFAWFREQVCIIACPYGRMQGVLLDNKSINVAYDHVRGEGANGRKKWRNGEDRTAEGYGDCIDCNQCVVVCPTGIDIRNGTQLECINCTACIDECDIIMEKVGLPKGLIRYASEDEIVKKEKFKLTLRMKGYIAVLTLLVGVLIGMLFLRNDVEANFLPMSGQLFQHNGENIRNFYTYKVVNKTEQSFDNVIVKIVNYKGEIKLVGSPVIKVPKQGLASGTLYIDIPESLLKEEKVHLKLELYNGDTLIEETSTNFQGPRNFN; this comes from the coding sequence ATGTCAAATTTACCAGACGATAGTTTTAGAGACACCATTGCTACAATCAATGCCGAAGGTAAGCGAAATTTTATTCATCCAAAAAAGCCTTCTGGGCCTTTTTATGAAAAAAGAAAATTATTAAGTTATTTTCTTTTGGTTTTTTTAATTGCTTCTCCGTTTATCAAAATCAATGGAAATCAGTTTTTAATGTTCAATGTATTAGAAAGACGTTTTAGTATTTTTGGATTTGCTTTTTGGCCTCAAGACTTTCATTTGTTTGTCATTTCAATGATTGTTGGAGTAGTAGGATTAACATTATTTACGGTTGTTTTTGGTAGAATATTTTGTGGGTGGTTTTGTCCGCAAACTATTTTTATGGAAATGGTTTTCAGAAGAATTGAGTTTTGGATTGATGGAGACAGAGGTGCTCAAATGCGATTAGCAAGACAAAAGTGGGATGCTGAAAAAATAAGAAAAAGAATTATTAAATGGATTATCTTTTTTATTTTTTCATTTTTCATTGCGAATGTTTTCTTAGCGTATTTGATTAGCAGTGATGAATTAGTCAAAATGATAACCCAAGGACCAGCAAATAATTTAAGTACCTTAATTGCTCTTTTAATTTTTACAGGTGTATTCTATTTTGTATTTGCATGGTTTAGAGAACAAGTTTGTATTATAGCTTGTCCTTATGGAAGAATGCAAGGTGTTTTATTAGATAATAAATCAATTAACGTTGCCTATGATCATGTAAGAGGTGAAGGTGCAAACGGTAGAAAAAAATGGAGAAACGGAGAAGACAGAACCGCTGAAGGGTATGGAGATTGTATCGATTGTAATCAATGTGTGGTGGTTTGCCCTACAGGTATTGATATTAGAAATGGAACTCAGTTAGAATGTATCAACTGTACGGCTTGTATTGATGAATGTGACATCATCATGGAAAAAGTTGGATTACCTAAAGGGTTAATTCGCTATGCAAGTGAAGATGAAATTGTAAAGAAAGAGAAATTCAAGTTAACACTAAGAATGAAGGGCTATATAGCCGTTTTAACGTTGTTAGTTGGTGTTTTAATAGGAATGTTATTTTTACGTAATGATGTAGAAGCAAATTTCTTACCTATGTCGGGTCAATTATTCCAACATAATGGAGAAAATATCAGAAATTTTTACACTTACAAAGTGGTAAATAAAACAGAACAATCTTTTGATAATGTAATTGTTAAGATTGTAAATTATAAAGGAGAAATAAAATTAGTTGGAAGTCCAGTTATTAAAGTACCAAAACAAGGTTTAGCAAGCGGAACATTATATATTGATATTCCAGAGAGCTTGTTAAAAGAAGAAAAAGTACATTTAAAACTTGAATTATATAATGGAGATACATTGATTGAAGAAACATCAACTAATTTCCAAGGACCGAGAAACTTTAATTAA
- a CDS encoding cbb3-type cytochrome c oxidase N-terminal domain-containing protein, which translates to MKKLIPSYVRVPLLFAFVFAAMEYFIDSGDRPAFIKFPMVALFLGVFLFLLIAIEIVIDAVDKVTYHLLTDEQKKQLEEAQSVSFTESKWYQNIVSKLTRSKEIEREEDIMLDHDYDGIKELDNVLPPWWVYLFYGTIIFALVYMIRFHVMNEYDQEQEFKNEVELAELEKSKLPKNAADEVSYETVVALTDATSLAKGKEIFTNACAACHKADGGGLVGPNLTDDHWINGGGIKNVFKLISEGSKNNPSMVAWKSNLSSSDIQNIASYILTLKGSNPAGAKAAEGEVWKETAEVKPATETVTDSTKVAEPAKK; encoded by the coding sequence ATGAAAAAATTAATTCCATCATACGTAAGAGTTCCATTACTGTTTGCATTCGTATTTGCAGCTATGGAATATTTTATCGATTCAGGAGATAGGCCAGCTTTTATAAAGTTTCCAATGGTAGCTTTATTTTTGGGAGTATTCTTGTTTTTATTAATTGCAATCGAAATTGTAATCGATGCGGTTGATAAAGTAACGTATCATTTATTAACAGATGAACAAAAGAAACAATTAGAAGAAGCTCAATCGGTTTCATTTACAGAAAGTAAATGGTATCAAAACATAGTTAGTAAACTTACTCGTTCTAAAGAAATAGAAAGAGAAGAAGATATCATGTTAGATCACGATTATGACGGTATCAAAGAGTTAGATAACGTTTTGCCACCATGGTGGGTTTATTTATTCTATGGTACAATTATATTTGCATTAGTTTATATGATTCGTTTCCATGTAATGAATGAATATGATCAAGAACAAGAGTTTAAAAATGAAGTAGAGTTAGCAGAATTAGAAAAATCTAAATTGCCTAAAAATGCTGCTGATGAAGTAAGTTATGAAACAGTAGTAGCTTTAACAGATGCAACAAGTTTAGCTAAAGGAAAAGAAATCTTCACAAACGCTTGTGCAGCGTGTCATAAAGCCGATGGTGGTGGTTTAGTAGGACCTAATTTAACGGATGACCATTGGATTAATGGAGGTGGAATCAAAAACGTTTTCAAACTAATCTCAGAAGGAAGTAAAAACAACCCTTCAATGGTAGCTTGGAAAAGTAATTTATCTTCTTCTGATATCCAAAACATTGCAAGTTATATCTTAACTTTAAAAGGTTCTAATCCTGCAGGAGCAAAAGCCGCAGAAGGTGAAGTTTGGAAAGAAACAGCAGAAGTTAAACCAGCCACAGAAACTGTTACAGATTCAACAAAAGTAGCAGAACCTGCAAAAAAATAA
- a CDS encoding CcoQ/FixQ family Cbb3-type cytochrome c oxidase assembly chaperone encodes MLKFIKHNLETITGVEIYPIISLTIFFTAFVLFTVWAFTYSKEKIKEISEMPLNDE; translated from the coding sequence ATGCTAAAATTTATTAAACATAATTTAGAAACCATAACGGGAGTAGAAATTTATCCAATCATTTCATTGACTATTTTCTTTACAGCATTTGTATTGTTCACAGTTTGGGCTTTTACTTACAGTAAAGAAAAAATCAAAGAAATTAGCGAAATGCCATTAAACGACGAATAG
- the ccoN gene encoding cytochrome-c oxidase, cbb3-type subunit I, with amino-acid sequence MEKQQFYYDNKIVRNFIYASIVFGVVGMLVGLILAFLFLFPNLTSGISFLSFGRLRPLHTNAVIFAFVGNAMFAGVYYSMQRLLKTRMFSDFLSKVHFWGWQLIIVAAAVSLPLGYSTSKEYAELEWPIDIAIALIWVVFGINMIGTIIKRRERHIYVAIWFYIATFVTVAVLHIFNSLELPVSAMKSYSVYAGVQDALVQWWYGHNAVAFFLTTPFLGMMYYFVPKVANRPVYSYRLSIIHFWSLIFIYIWAGPHHLLYTALPDWAQNLGVVFSVMLIAPSWGGMINGLLTLRGVWDKVRTDAVLKFFVVAITGYGMATFEGPMLSLKNVNAIAHFTDWIIAHVHVGALAWNGFLSFGMIYWLIPRMTKTKLFSEKLANFHFWIGTLGIILYSLPMYVAGFTQASMWKQFKPDGGALQYGNFLETVTELMPMYWMRAVGGTLYLTGVIVLVYNIIRTVRQGSPVENELVEAPALAVISPNRLKGEKLHSWLERKPVQFMLLTTVAILIGGLIQILPTILVKSNIPTISSVKPYTPLELEGRDLYIREGCVGCHSQMVRPFRSEVERYGDYSKAGEFVYDHPFLWGSKRTGPDLAREGVTGKPFNGGRSDDWHFNHMYDPQGLNEKSIMPRYQWLIKNELDKSSTQDKMRAMVTLGVPYSDAEINNALKHMDEQATKIETNLLANPDIKKSFGNETAAPLKNREIIALIAYLQRLGTDTQVKK; translated from the coding sequence ATGGAGAAGCAACAATTTTATTACGACAACAAAATTGTACGGAATTTCATCTACGCTAGTATCGTTTTCGGAGTAGTGGGGATGTTAGTAGGGCTTATTTTAGCTTTCCTATTTTTGTTTCCAAACTTAACAAGCGGCATTTCGTTTTTAAGTTTTGGGCGCTTAAGACCTTTACACACCAATGCGGTCATTTTTGCCTTCGTTGGAAATGCAATGTTTGCTGGAGTATATTACTCTATGCAACGTTTGTTAAAAACTAGAATGTTTAGTGACTTTTTAAGTAAAGTTCACTTTTGGGGATGGCAATTAATTATTGTTGCTGCAGCAGTATCTTTGCCATTAGGTTATTCAACTTCTAAAGAATATGCAGAGTTAGAATGGCCAATTGATATTGCAATTGCTCTAATTTGGGTAGTTTTTGGTATCAATATGATTGGAACGATTATTAAAAGAAGAGAACGTCATATTTATGTAGCTATATGGTTTTATATCGCTACGTTTGTAACAGTTGCAGTTCTTCACATTTTTAACAGTTTAGAATTACCAGTTTCAGCAATGAAATCATATTCGGTTTATGCTGGTGTTCAAGATGCTTTAGTACAATGGTGGTATGGACACAATGCGGTAGCATTTTTCTTAACTACGCCATTCTTAGGAATGATGTATTACTTTGTTCCTAAAGTAGCAAATCGTCCTGTGTACTCATATAGATTATCAATTATTCACTTTTGGTCGTTAATCTTCATTTATATTTGGGCTGGACCTCACCACTTATTATACACTGCTTTACCAGATTGGGCTCAAAACTTAGGAGTTGTTTTCTCTGTAATGTTGATTGCTCCATCTTGGGGTGGTATGATTAATGGATTATTAACATTAAGAGGTGTTTGGGATAAAGTTCGTACTGATGCTGTATTGAAATTCTTCGTTGTAGCTATTACAGGCTATGGTATGGCAACTTTTGAAGGTCCAATGTTATCATTGAAAAACGTTAATGCTATTGCGCACTTTACAGATTGGATTATTGCTCACGTTCACGTTGGAGCTTTAGCTTGGAATGGTTTCTTATCATTTGGTATGATCTATTGGTTAATCCCAAGAATGACAAAAACAAAATTATTCTCTGAAAAATTAGCGAATTTCCATTTTTGGATTGGTACTTTAGGTATTATTTTATACTCGCTTCCAATGTATGTTGCTGGATTTACGCAAGCTTCTATGTGGAAACAATTTAAACCAGATGGTGGAGCATTACAATACGGTAATTTCTTGGAAACAGTAACCGAATTAATGCCAATGTATTGGATGCGTGCTGTGGGTGGAACTTTATATCTTACGGGAGTTATTGTATTAGTATATAACATCATTAGAACCGTTAGACAAGGTTCTCCAGTAGAGAATGAATTAGTAGAAGCACCAGCTTTAGCTGTAATTTCTCCTAACCGTTTAAAAGGTGAAAAATTACACTCTTGGTTAGAAAGAAAACCAGTTCAATTTATGTTATTGACTACAGTTGCTATTTTAATTGGAGGTTTAATCCAAATTTTGCCAACCATTTTAGTAAAATCAAATATTCCAACTATTTCATCTGTTAAACCTTACACACCTCTTGAATTAGAAGGTAGAGATTTATACATTAGAGAAGGTTGTGTGGGTTGTCACTCACAAATGGTTCGTCCGTTCCGTTCAGAAGTAGAGCGTTATGGTGACTATTCTAAAGCGGGTGAATTTGTTTACGACCATCCATTCTTATGGGGTTCTAAACGTACGGGTCCAGATTTAGCTCGTGAGGGTGTAACAGGAAAACCGTTTAACGGAGGTAGATCAGACGATTGGCATTTTAACCACATGTATGATCCTCAAGGTTTAAATGAGAAATCAATTATGCCAAGATACCAATGGTTAATCAAAAATGAGTTGGATAAATCATCTACTCAAGATAAAATGAGAGCCATGGTAACTTTAGGGGTTCCTTATTCTGATGCGGAAATTAATAATGCTCTTAAACATATGGACGAACAAGCTACTAAAATTGAAACCAATTTATTGGCTAATCCAGATATTAAGAAATCATTTGGAAATGAAACAGCTGCTCCGTTGAAAAATAGAGAAATTATAGCTCTTATTGCATATTTACAAAGATTAGGTACTGATACTCAAGTTAAAAAATAA
- the ccoS gene encoding cbb3-type cytochrome oxidase assembly protein CcoS: MSVIYLLITISIVVAIAFLIAFIKAVKSGQYDDDYTPSVRMLFDDEIVKENPNKLIQTEKQKSI, encoded by the coding sequence ATGAGTGTCATTTATTTATTAATCACGATCAGTATAGTAGTAGCTATAGCTTTTTTAATTGCTTTTATAAAAGCAGTTAAAAGTGGCCAATATGATGATGACTACACACCATCAGTCAGAATGTTATTTGACGATGAAATTGTAAAAGAGAATCCAAACAAATTAATACAAACAGAAAAACAAAAATCAATCTAA